The following proteins come from a genomic window of Microbacterium sulfonylureivorans:
- a CDS encoding glycosyltransferase family 2 protein, whose protein sequence is MTTPTNPGTTVSVVVITYARPQYIAECLRHLYEMTRRPHQIIVVDGSPDDRTRELVSAEHPDIEYIGHSLGRGTMPESRQLGLAAATGDIVAFIDDDAYVDREWLAELTRVYDDDPAVAGVGGRADNGIPGEDREGVGTIGRLLPNGDLTGYFGANSLRPVAVDHFLGANQSYRRTALEAIGGIRGNYPGTCLREESDTCLRLTAAGHRLVFAPRALVRHVAAPYQIGGQRFDRRYLYYSRRNHVMLLARVFGWRTPYLPRYYVTALRQQGHYFTLVGRLIAKGRGEDGEKATLRRRVTSPIILTRSVVEVAGLVTGVWAGIDGRRRDRRAGVGTP, encoded by the coding sequence ATGACGACACCGACCAATCCCGGAACGACGGTCTCCGTAGTGGTCATCACCTATGCCCGGCCCCAGTACATCGCCGAATGCCTGCGGCATCTCTACGAGATGACCCGCCGACCCCACCAGATCATCGTCGTCGACGGATCGCCCGACGATCGCACCCGCGAGCTCGTATCGGCCGAGCACCCCGACATCGAGTACATCGGCCACAGTCTCGGCAGAGGCACGATGCCCGAGTCGCGTCAGCTGGGACTCGCGGCGGCGACGGGCGACATCGTGGCGTTCATCGACGACGACGCGTATGTCGATCGCGAGTGGCTGGCCGAGCTCACACGCGTCTATGACGACGACCCCGCGGTCGCCGGAGTGGGCGGACGCGCCGACAACGGCATCCCGGGAGAGGATCGCGAGGGAGTGGGCACGATCGGGCGGCTGCTGCCCAACGGCGACCTCACGGGCTACTTCGGCGCGAACTCGCTCCGACCCGTCGCCGTCGACCACTTCCTCGGCGCGAACCAGTCCTACCGTCGCACCGCTCTCGAGGCGATCGGCGGCATTCGCGGCAACTATCCCGGCACGTGTCTGCGCGAGGAGTCCGACACCTGCCTCCGACTCACAGCCGCAGGCCACCGGCTCGTCTTCGCGCCACGCGCCCTGGTTCGTCATGTCGCAGCCCCGTATCAGATCGGCGGCCAGCGCTTCGATCGGCGGTACCTCTACTACTCCAGACGCAACCACGTCATGCTGCTCGCCCGCGTGTTCGGCTGGCGCACCCCATACCTCCCGCGCTACTACGTGACGGCTCTCCGGCAGCAAGGGCACTACTTCACGCTCGTCGGCCGGCTCATCGCCAAGGGCCGCGGCGAGGATGGTGAGAAGGCGACGCTGCGGCGACGCGTGACATCGCCCATCATCCTCACCCGCTCGGTCGTCGAGGTGGCGGGTCTCGTCACGGGTGTCTGGGCGGGAATCGACGGACGTCGACGCGATCGCCGAGCGGGAGTCGGCACGCCCTGA
- a CDS encoding glycosyltransferase family 4 protein: MRIALVASSYLPRFGGVEEHVHELSRRLRARGHEVMVWAVDQGDDVPAQDDGRPLRYLPTPLPSRSAGGVLRFAAALPVALSAWRKAFVQDAPDVIVIQCFGPNGPWAAAAAKRAGVPLVYANHGETFMDAHDSFASSRLLRRSLSDVLRDAAAVTSCSAYAAADLVRFGPRREVTVVGNGIDLDTDAVALAAPLPPRYFAGVGRLVENKGFDTLIEAYAVSRDRLDGAELVIAGDGPHREALVLRARELAVGPHVRFVGALPRTQVRTLLDGALAQVVPSRVEAFGIVVLEGWRSGIPVLATERGGPAEFMTDGIDGVLFDPEDPQELAQLLVRVAADAELRARLGSGGRQSVAGFTWDRVADEYEKVFRTAVPGDRARRSESKS; this comes from the coding sequence ATGCGCATCGCTCTCGTCGCGAGCTCCTACCTGCCGCGGTTCGGCGGCGTCGAGGAGCATGTGCACGAGCTGTCACGGAGACTGCGCGCCCGCGGCCACGAGGTCATGGTCTGGGCCGTCGACCAGGGCGACGACGTGCCCGCACAAGACGACGGCCGGCCGCTGCGCTATCTGCCGACCCCGCTGCCCAGTCGATCGGCGGGTGGTGTACTGCGATTCGCAGCTGCGCTTCCGGTCGCCCTGTCGGCCTGGCGAAAGGCATTCGTGCAGGACGCCCCCGACGTGATCGTCATCCAGTGCTTCGGACCCAACGGCCCGTGGGCGGCGGCGGCGGCGAAGCGCGCCGGGGTTCCTCTCGTCTACGCGAACCACGGCGAGACGTTCATGGACGCGCACGACTCCTTCGCGTCGTCACGGCTCCTGCGACGATCGCTTTCCGACGTGCTGCGCGATGCCGCCGCCGTGACGTCGTGCTCGGCGTACGCGGCGGCCGATCTCGTCCGCTTCGGCCCGCGCCGTGAGGTGACCGTCGTAGGCAACGGGATCGATCTCGACACGGACGCCGTGGCCCTCGCCGCACCGCTGCCTCCTCGTTATTTCGCGGGCGTGGGTCGCCTCGTGGAGAACAAGGGCTTCGACACCTTGATCGAGGCCTATGCGGTGTCGCGCGACCGACTCGACGGAGCGGAGCTCGTGATCGCCGGCGACGGTCCGCACCGAGAGGCACTGGTCTTGCGTGCGCGGGAGCTCGCGGTCGGTCCGCATGTGAGATTCGTCGGCGCCCTCCCACGAACGCAGGTGCGCACGCTGCTCGACGGGGCACTGGCGCAGGTCGTCCCCAGCCGGGTCGAGGCGTTCGGGATCGTCGTCCTCGAGGGCTGGCGATCGGGCATCCCCGTCCTCGCCACGGAGCGAGGCGGCCCGGCGGAGTTCATGACGGACGGCATCGACGGGGTGCTGTTCGACCCCGAGGATCCCCAGGAGCTGGCCCAACTACTCGTGCGTGTGGCCGCCGATGCAGAGCTGCGTGCGAGGCTCGGATCCGGCGGTCGCCAATCCGTGGCCGGGTTCACCTGGGATCGTGTGGCCGATGAGTATGAGAAGGTCTTCCGCACCGCAGTCCCGGGCGACCGTGCCAGGCGTTCAGAATCGAAGAGTTGA
- a CDS encoding glycosyltransferase family 2 protein has product MNADLGLVSVVVATNRSSPYLAEALDSVVTQTYPSWELVIVDNGVPDPDALADLVAGVSRAKVVHVPPPVTVSLARNAGVEASVGDLVVFLDDDDVWHPRRLERQVSLLKDDRSAPASYCGGWHMDAAGRPFDPAWPAEPARADEMLAGRARMPHICGAMLIRREAFAEVGGFSPELSMMEDFELALRLLSRGTFACAPDELVGYRRHDGNATSTAIDNVRLRREAVDGILARHAWAADARGDSRTAQLLREHRSRERARAAHDAGLATLAALRRGRFAEAGREAAWGVTGAAGAYFGAIVGRLARKGTSRHR; this is encoded by the coding sequence ATGAACGCAGACCTCGGGCTCGTGAGTGTTGTCGTCGCTACGAACCGCAGCTCGCCCTACCTGGCTGAGGCCCTCGATTCCGTCGTCACCCAGACCTACCCGTCGTGGGAGCTGGTGATCGTCGACAACGGTGTGCCCGATCCGGACGCGCTTGCCGACCTCGTCGCCGGCGTATCCCGGGCGAAGGTCGTGCATGTGCCTCCGCCGGTGACGGTCTCGCTTGCCCGCAACGCGGGGGTCGAGGCATCCGTCGGCGATCTCGTCGTCTTTCTCGACGACGACGATGTCTGGCATCCCCGGCGACTGGAGCGCCAGGTCTCCCTGCTGAAGGACGATAGGTCGGCGCCGGCGTCCTACTGCGGCGGATGGCACATGGACGCCGCAGGTCGACCGTTCGACCCTGCCTGGCCCGCAGAACCGGCCCGCGCGGATGAGATGCTTGCGGGCCGAGCGCGGATGCCGCACATCTGCGGAGCGATGCTGATCCGACGGGAGGCGTTCGCCGAGGTAGGCGGATTCAGTCCCGAACTGTCGATGATGGAGGATTTCGAGCTCGCCTTGCGCCTCCTTTCGCGCGGCACTTTCGCGTGCGCGCCCGACGAGCTCGTCGGCTACCGGCGTCACGACGGCAACGCCACCAGCACGGCGATCGACAACGTGCGTCTGCGTCGTGAGGCGGTGGACGGCATCCTGGCCCGCCACGCGTGGGCGGCCGACGCGCGAGGCGACTCGCGTACCGCACAGCTGCTGCGAGAGCACCGGTCGCGCGAGCGCGCGCGGGCCGCGCACGATGCCGGCCTCGCGACGCTCGCCGCGTTACGTCGGGGGCGCTTCGCCGAGGCGGGACGCGAAGCCGCGTGGGGTGTCACGGGTGCTGCAGGGGCGTACTTCGGGGCGATCGTCGGTCGGCTGGCGCGGAAGGGCACGAGCCGGCACCGGTGA
- a CDS encoding polysaccharide ABC transporter ATP-binding protein, producing the protein MIDSAISVSHLSKSYRIQVAGERVDRITSAVLNRIRHPLTRTHFEDFDALKDLTFEIPRGEAVGIVGRNGAGKSTLLKLLTRITAPTTGTISLGGRVGSLLEVGTGFSGELTGRENIFQNGALLGMSRQEIKRRFDEIVDFSGVEKFLDVPVKRYSSGMYVRLAFSVAAHLETEILAIDEVLAVGDAEFQRKSLAKMRDVARDGRTVLYVSHQMNTVTALCTSALFLDKGQLGYHGSVEGAMSRYRDTFEKFQTEQQDAASRPGTGWLRLTRVAVTEQTQEPADEKVIEFNVGKNPSLIGKYFVSAHITDVNGAVVAQCDSRLTGHWFDPEEDQAGRLRIKNLWLKPGRYTVDMFVCQAGVHDAWEGADVIEVVEHSPYPELAGEEALSHGMVLADFDYEAA; encoded by the coding sequence ATGATTGACTCTGCGATCAGCGTTTCACACCTGTCGAAGTCGTACCGAATCCAGGTGGCGGGCGAGCGAGTCGATCGCATAACCTCCGCCGTCCTCAACCGCATCCGCCATCCCCTGACGCGCACCCACTTCGAAGACTTCGACGCGCTGAAAGACCTGACGTTCGAGATCCCCCGCGGCGAGGCCGTGGGCATCGTCGGACGCAACGGCGCGGGCAAGAGCACACTGCTCAAGCTGCTCACGCGAATCACCGCGCCCACCACGGGAACGATCAGCCTCGGTGGTCGTGTGGGTTCACTCCTCGAGGTCGGCACCGGATTCTCGGGCGAGCTGACCGGGCGCGAGAACATCTTCCAGAACGGCGCCCTCCTCGGCATGAGCCGCCAGGAGATCAAGCGCAGGTTCGACGAGATCGTCGACTTCTCCGGCGTCGAGAAGTTCCTCGACGTGCCGGTCAAGCGCTACTCGTCCGGAATGTACGTGCGCCTCGCCTTCTCGGTGGCGGCGCACCTCGAGACCGAGATCCTCGCGATCGACGAGGTGCTCGCCGTCGGTGACGCCGAGTTCCAGCGGAAGTCGCTGGCGAAGATGCGCGACGTCGCCCGGGATGGTCGCACCGTGCTCTACGTCAGCCATCAGATGAACACGGTGACCGCGCTGTGCACGTCGGCTCTCTTTCTCGACAAGGGGCAGCTCGGGTACCACGGATCGGTCGAGGGGGCGATGTCGCGGTACCGCGACACGTTCGAGAAGTTCCAGACCGAGCAGCAGGATGCCGCGTCCCGACCGGGCACCGGATGGCTGCGGCTCACCCGGGTGGCGGTGACGGAGCAGACCCAGGAACCAGCCGACGAGAAGGTCATCGAGTTCAACGTCGGGAAGAACCCGTCGCTCATAGGCAAGTACTTCGTGTCGGCGCACATCACCGACGTCAACGGCGCGGTCGTCGCTCAGTGCGACTCGCGGCTCACGGGGCACTGGTTCGACCCCGAGGAAGATCAGGCGGGTCGCCTCCGGATCAAGAACCTGTGGCTCAAGCCGGGCCGCTACACCGTCGACATGTTCGTGTGCCAGGCGGGCGTACACGACGCGTGGGAGGGCGCCGACGTCATCGAAGTCGTCGAGCACAGCCCCTACCCCGAGCTCGCGGGCGAAGAAGCGCTCTCACACGGCATGGTGCTCGCGGACTTCGATTACGAGGCGGCGTGA
- a CDS encoding ABC transporter permease, whose translation MSRTIIEPPGRFNMPNWREVWAAREIFWRFGQKDILLRYRQTAVGVAWVFVQPLVAAGVFTIVFGGIAQLPSGGVPYFIFAFAGQMAWSLFNNIVNRASTSLVANLALVQKVFFPRIIVPLSVLIPILLDFAVSFGLFVVLLFVFGINPGWPILLLPVWVVMTVLLGLGLGLAASSWMVKYRDVQYFLPWFMQILMYASPIAYSMEAVDESGLEWLFNLNPITWLMEAYRWSLLGQSAPQLWQVLALAVAALVSITLGVLSFQRNERLFADVI comes from the coding sequence ATGTCTCGCACGATCATCGAGCCTCCCGGCCGATTCAACATGCCGAACTGGCGCGAGGTCTGGGCCGCGCGCGAGATCTTCTGGCGCTTCGGGCAGAAGGACATCCTGCTGCGCTACCGCCAGACGGCCGTCGGCGTCGCGTGGGTGTTCGTGCAGCCGCTCGTCGCTGCGGGGGTCTTCACCATCGTGTTCGGCGGCATTGCGCAGCTTCCGAGCGGTGGCGTGCCCTACTTCATCTTCGCCTTCGCGGGTCAGATGGCCTGGTCGCTCTTCAACAACATCGTCAACCGGGCGTCGACCTCGCTCGTGGCAAACCTCGCGCTGGTTCAGAAGGTCTTCTTCCCGCGCATCATCGTGCCGCTGTCGGTGCTGATCCCGATCCTGCTCGACTTCGCCGTCAGCTTCGGTCTCTTCGTCGTGCTGCTGTTCGTCTTCGGCATCAACCCGGGGTGGCCGATCCTTCTCCTCCCGGTGTGGGTCGTCATGACGGTGCTGCTGGGCCTGGGCCTGGGCCTGGCTGCGTCGTCGTGGATGGTGAAGTACCGCGATGTGCAGTATTTCCTGCCGTGGTTCATGCAGATCCTCATGTACGCCTCGCCCATCGCCTACTCGATGGAGGCTGTCGACGAGAGCGGACTTGAGTGGCTCTTCAACCTCAACCCGATTACGTGGCTCATGGAGGCGTACCGGTGGTCGCTGCTGGGACAGAGTGCGCCCCAGCTGTGGCAGGTGCTGGCTCTCGCCGTCGCAGCACTCGTGTCGATCACTCTCGGCGTCCTGTCGTTCCAGCGCAACGAACGACTCTTCGCCGACGTCATCTGA
- a CDS encoding glycosyltransferase family 4 protein translates to MSASTRPLRIAMISYYLPSGSKIGVGYQAHELANELARRGHRVDMLSACPPVEGALYGHRELRLAGSLRTFRFALALRRVDYSGYDVIHAHGDDYWLWRRRVPVHVRTMHGTGFEEARRIPGFKEKLRMLLLGLTEVLASVVADVTVAVSPQTRRWMPWVRRVIPNGVDAGRFRPDPAKRSASPTILFVGTWGNRKRGSALAHAFQRDVLPALPDARLEMVCRDAPADAGPGVVVLGALSDAELVQAYQRAWVFCLPSEYEGFGIPYAEAMACGLPVVATPNVGARYVTDEGRAGVLSELDVIGAALLRLLTDDARRAELSIASADRAHAFTLSSVVDRYETLYRREG, encoded by the coding sequence ATGAGCGCTTCGACCCGGCCGCTGCGGATCGCCATGATCTCGTACTACCTTCCCAGCGGCAGCAAGATCGGCGTGGGCTATCAGGCTCACGAGCTCGCGAACGAGCTTGCCCGCCGTGGCCATCGAGTCGACATGCTTTCGGCGTGCCCGCCCGTCGAGGGCGCACTGTACGGTCACCGCGAGCTGCGGCTCGCCGGCAGTCTGCGGACCTTCCGTTTCGCCCTCGCCCTGCGCCGGGTCGACTACTCCGGCTACGACGTCATCCACGCCCACGGCGACGACTACTGGCTGTGGCGTCGTCGCGTGCCGGTCCACGTTCGCACCATGCACGGCACAGGATTCGAAGAGGCGCGGCGCATCCCTGGGTTCAAGGAGAAGCTGCGGATGTTGCTCCTCGGCCTCACCGAGGTGCTCGCATCCGTCGTTGCAGACGTCACCGTGGCCGTCTCGCCGCAGACGAGGCGGTGGATGCCGTGGGTGCGGCGCGTCATCCCGAACGGCGTGGACGCCGGCCGCTTCCGGCCAGACCCGGCCAAGCGAAGCGCGTCGCCGACCATCCTCTTCGTCGGAACGTGGGGCAATCGCAAGCGCGGCAGCGCGCTGGCCCACGCGTTCCAGCGCGACGTGCTCCCGGCGCTCCCCGACGCCCGACTCGAGATGGTCTGCCGCGACGCTCCCGCCGACGCCGGACCGGGAGTCGTTGTTCTCGGCGCTCTCAGCGACGCCGAACTCGTGCAGGCCTACCAGCGCGCGTGGGTGTTCTGTCTGCCGTCGGAGTACGAAGGCTTCGGCATTCCGTATGCCGAAGCGATGGCTTGCGGCCTTCCCGTCGTCGCGACCCCGAACGTGGGCGCGCGGTACGTCACCGACGAGGGGCGCGCCGGAGTGTTGAGCGAGCTGGACGTGATCGGTGCCGCCCTGCTGCGGTTGCTCACCGACGACGCCCGGCGTGCCGAACTGTCGATCGCGAGCGCCGATAGGGCGCACGCGTTCACTCTCTCGTCGGTGGTAGACCGATACGAGACGCTCTACCGCCGCGAGGGCTGA
- a CDS encoding glycosyltransferase family A protein — MATNRVSPFLAAALESLADQTHPRVEVIVVDDGSPDPEAIEATVMAATPSARILRRSPAGVSAARNAGASAATGELLVFFDDDDLSAPERLSRQATRLSSTPAAVACYCGMRTIDAEGRVLVEADQTAVRDRLDVARRRTGILLGNLMVRRTEFEAVGGFDTSLTLAEDLDLVLNLSERGDFVFEPEALFDYRLHGGNNTSRHRELTASIDRIVRTHRSRAQLVGDSALADAHSESLRANARFAWWGAMRHARGEVRAKRWGPALSDAFWAARIAPSAPFDAVGRRLRRR, encoded by the coding sequence GTGGCCACCAACCGGGTCAGCCCGTTCCTCGCGGCGGCACTCGAATCCTTGGCCGATCAGACGCATCCCCGCGTCGAGGTCATCGTCGTCGACGACGGGTCGCCCGACCCGGAGGCGATCGAGGCGACCGTCATGGCGGCGACCCCTTCTGCGCGCATCCTCCGCCGCTCTCCCGCTGGCGTGTCCGCGGCTCGCAACGCAGGCGCGTCCGCGGCGACCGGCGAACTCTTGGTCTTCTTCGACGACGATGATCTCTCCGCGCCTGAGAGACTCTCCCGCCAGGCGACGCGACTGAGTTCCACTCCGGCAGCGGTCGCCTGCTATTGCGGCATGAGAACGATCGATGCCGAAGGCCGTGTACTGGTCGAGGCGGATCAGACAGCCGTCCGCGACAGGCTCGACGTCGCGCGACGGCGCACCGGCATCCTCCTCGGCAACCTGATGGTCCGTCGCACCGAGTTCGAGGCTGTCGGCGGATTCGACACCAGCCTGACGCTCGCGGAGGATCTGGACCTCGTCCTGAACCTCTCGGAACGTGGCGACTTCGTTTTCGAGCCCGAGGCACTCTTCGACTATCGCCTGCATGGCGGGAACAACACGTCCCGGCACCGCGAGCTGACCGCGTCGATCGACCGCATCGTGCGCACCCATCGCTCGCGTGCCCAGCTCGTCGGCGACTCCGCGCTGGCCGATGCCCACAGCGAGAGCCTTCGCGCCAACGCTCGATTCGCCTGGTGGGGGGCCATGCGACACGCCCGCGGGGAGGTGCGCGCAAAGCGCTGGGGCCCGGCACTGTCCGACGCCTTCTGGGCGGCACGCATCGCGCCGTCGGCTCCGTTCGACGCCGTCGGACGGCGCCTACGCCGGCGGTGA
- a CDS encoding GT-D fold domain-containing glycosyltransferase produces the protein MYYFLVLVANLIPGRARRQRFIEWARSRFSQRAIVESALAEQRVVFERTIYRTQMSEAPVIMTVDQTLDALVGGKSIARFGGGDLWTMAGGFELFQKPGSELTRRLEEVLRSDEPDLLVAIPSFTYELSSELSEGMWEYCLRSAPRLRRILNPYLKTGTTYAATEVSLAHSTFGEAFDRESYFEKCRRIWDGERIVIVHGEGIFDGYRHDLFGNASTVTHIVAPSSDAFEHYDDILSRTLESPPGSLVIAILGPTATVLAYDLHRAGYRALDLGHISKSYEWWRTGRSAAGEIFFRPD, from the coding sequence ATGTACTACTTCCTTGTTCTTGTGGCGAACCTCATTCCGGGGCGGGCACGTCGGCAGCGGTTCATCGAGTGGGCTCGCTCGCGTTTCAGTCAGCGGGCGATCGTCGAGTCAGCGCTCGCCGAGCAGCGGGTTGTCTTCGAGCGGACCATCTACCGCACCCAGATGTCCGAAGCGCCGGTGATCATGACGGTCGACCAGACTCTGGACGCACTCGTGGGGGGCAAGTCGATCGCCCGCTTCGGCGGCGGCGATCTGTGGACCATGGCGGGCGGGTTCGAACTGTTTCAGAAGCCGGGTTCCGAGCTCACCCGGCGTCTGGAAGAGGTTCTCCGATCAGACGAGCCCGACTTGCTGGTCGCGATCCCGAGCTTCACCTATGAATTGAGCTCGGAACTGTCCGAAGGAATGTGGGAGTACTGCCTGCGTTCGGCGCCGCGGTTGCGCCGCATCCTCAATCCCTACCTGAAGACCGGGACCACCTACGCGGCGACCGAGGTGTCGCTGGCCCACAGCACCTTCGGCGAGGCCTTCGACCGCGAGAGCTATTTCGAGAAGTGCCGGCGCATCTGGGACGGCGAACGGATCGTGATCGTCCACGGTGAGGGCATCTTCGACGGCTACCGCCATGACCTGTTCGGCAATGCCTCCACGGTCACCCACATCGTCGCCCCGAGCAGTGACGCGTTCGAGCATTACGACGACATCCTGAGTCGGACGTTGGAGTCTCCACCCGGGAGCCTCGTGATCGCCATCCTCGGACCGACGGCGACGGTCCTTGCGTACGATCTTCACCGCGCGGGATACCGGGCTCTCGATCTGGGCCACATCTCCAAGTCGTACGAATGGTGGCGGACTGGCAGATCAGCCGCGGGGGAGATCTTCTTCCGCCCGGACTGA